Genomic window (Maylandia zebra isolate NMK-2024a linkage group LG11, Mzebra_GT3a, whole genome shotgun sequence):
cctCTGAAGTGACATGTAGATGTAAGGCTGTGAATTGCTGGTTTCTTAGCACGGCATTTATTTTGAAGGACTCGCAGAATGCACCGCATACACTTGGCACATCATTTTGAACATTAGAAAATGTGAACTATGCACTGTGCTGATTGTTAATCCTGCTGTTTAGGACTGAGGGTAGTCTCTCTCTGGTCTCCCAGTAGTGAAAAAGTATAAACTAAGGGCACTGAAGAATCTTAGACcaaataaacagaagaaactgaaagaaatgtGCATATCTGTATAAATGTATATGGTGGGCTTCAGTACTCTGCCAAACATGGTTATACACTCCAAAACTTAGCTTTTGCTTTTTCTCCCCCAAGATGCCTGATATGTCTAAGAGCTACCTGTGCTGGGGGCAACACAATAATGTAATAACCTGATTAAATATGAGATGTGACTTAACAAATAGGTGCACAAAGCACAAAGGCCCATGGGTAAGTttctttgttttagttttttcttaTCTGTATCATGATTGTGGTCTTTTGTTCTTAATTTCTAAGAAATGTTATTTTACAGCAGTAGTTTCATACTTCTGTAAACAATTTGCAAACCAAAATGCAATGTACAGTAGATATGGATTATATTTTAGATTTACTGCACTTCCGGCTGTTTGTAAATATGAtcgaataaatgaatgaaaggaATCAACACCGTGAGGTTGCGCTGTTTTCACTTCAAGCATGATGTTATGTGGTTTGTTAAAACTGAACACTGAACACAAAGCCACGatgattaaatcatttttttaaagctaaataTCTGCAAAGGGGACAGCAAGCCCTTCTCTGTACCACAAAGCCTAAATGATGAATTGAAACatccatgttaaaaaaaaaaaaagaaaaaaaaaagttgtttttcctAAATTATCTTAAATTTTAAATCCTGTTTCACAATTTCAAACAAAATTTTAGTTTCTAGAAACAAAATTGTAGAGGGggaaaattgtttaaaaaaaaattatagaaAATTTTACACTATCAACCTTAATCCCAGGCTATTGTCATGTTAAACATGCTAATGTTTGTAATGATCTAATTTTataatttgtaattttgtagcTTATTATTTAAAGCAGTAGTAATATAGGACCTCTATAGCAACTCTTTCCATCGGTGCCATTAGTACATAAGCAGTTGTAGATTATATACAATACATACTTATGCTGGTTGCTAATGGTAAATTGGTTCTTATTATAACCAtaacaaaaaaattattaatgCAAAAAAAGTATGCATTTAGCTCAATTTAGCCACTGGAGGTAAAAGTCCTGAACATGTAAAAGAACAAACTGAGTCAGCtgtagctttttttctttttacaatttTTATAGTTCTGTTGATCCTGCTTTCGAATacactaaataaacagaaaggaAATTTTCACCGTGCGACTCTTTAGTCCCACTGCTGAAAAATGCAAACCATCataaaaaacacatcttttaaGTCTGATGGAGTTAAACAGATATTAAACCTTTATTCAGAAACATTTCATGTTGACTGCCCTTAAAATTTTCTAATATTTGCAACAATCACATGATCACACAGGGTTTTATTATTACCTCCAAGTTATAGTGTACAAATCTCCATCTCTGAtttccattacttttttttctcttcttttttaaaatcaattccTTTGTAAGTTATTACACAACAACTTCTGCAggtgaatttcaaagctgtggGTCCAGCCAAAGGCAACTGAGCAGATTCGTCACTCGTGCCGTCACTGCAGGAGCAATAGACACATGTTCAAGTGGTTCAACAGGTGCAAAGCATCCCTCAGTTTACAGCTGCGCACCATGTGCTGCCCTGCACTGAAACTCTTCCAGGTGGCTGCTATATCACAGTACAATCACATATTTGTGACATTCTGATCACTCTTTATGATCCAAATAATTTCACTCACCTTTCACGCATAAGCATGTAGCTTTACAAGAAATACAACCACTTGTCCATAGCACTGCCACGTAATCCTGCAGTTCTGGGCAGAGTGTAAGTCTGTgtacactttaaaaataaagcttgTTGTGTTGTTATTTTACATGCTAGTCGGAAGTTTTTGTTTCATGTTCTTGGCTGGAATCCCCGTCCTCTCAAATTCCAGCTTCTCTCGAATGTACTCCTGCTTGCACTCTTCAAAAAACGCGGGGTCCTGGTAGCTGGTGGAACACAAAAGGTAGACCTTCATCACTCTGATAGGTTTTGAGATTACTAAGACTTTACAGGCGGCAATTCAGAGAGTCAACAGGAGTGGGAGAGAGTAGGCAAGCGTGTGTAAAAGCTACTGGCGTGATTCTGTTATAACACATGGGGAGCCACCTTTCTATATGAGTGTTGTCGCACAATACTCACTGTCGTGTCAGACATTCCTTCAGGGCTGCGTTCTCCCCTCGACACTTAAACACCATGAAGAAACCAGACTCTTTACAGCAGTGGCTGAAGgctggagggagggagagagaggagtgtAGAAGTCAgaaaggacaaatcaacaacaaaaaaaaaagaaaaagggaaactgGCTCAATGTGTACAGTAACCTCAAATAGGGCTGGgcaatatgacccaaaattcatatctcgatattttttagctggatggcgatataagatatatatctcgatattttttttttaagccataaagtaagaacaaaaagagagttcttagtcaaagctgtgtcccagatgtcacacaggcacttttattaacatacagcacagatgtacatgaaaaattactcaaaattaaattatgagcattcattaaataatcatgctccataaataaaagaaaacaaggttgtttttgtgctaaacaaagagctcacaattgtgcagtcaaaatataaactaaaagacgctgagcgtaataacaaagacagatttcacagctgctctgttcccaagttttgctgtgtgactgacagcctggagtttgaaatccgcttcataaccacgtctcttacaggtgccatttatggtccttatacacacacaatacggtaatattacgttgatgcacagtacgtatcactccgcgaagctcctcggtagccgtaatgcgccgacaacctatcaagcggtgcagctccgtagctgaccaaagtcgtactcaaacattttgacagattgctgagcgccgtgtaccacataaaatcggttcgcggccatcaagcacaaccagaattcatacataaggcgcgctatcaacttttgagagaatgaaaggattttagggttagctcgttagcgcggttagctcgttagcacggttagctcgttagcacggttagctcgttagcacgttgacgccgtccagccccacgcatggggcgatgcgcagtaactcgttaacggagatttgccgtgtccgtcTTGTCGCTCCCTGcacgtgaagcgatgggggaggagggggagttgtcttcagtgaaggcgaggcggagtaacgttgcgtagagacaaaagtggacgaaagagaggcaaacttgcggctccacaactataattataacgtaacatagactatatcgatataaaggatactgtcacatcttatatctcgtataaaaatatatcgatatgttttaaaaactcgatatatcgcccagctctaacctCAAAGCAAAAATCACAATTAAGAgcctaccttttttttttttttaccgcaAACAAGAAAACGAATAGCTACGAGCAAACCGAGACGGGCCCCATCTCCACGAGAAGGAACCCAGTCGGAAGTCACCCTGCCAAGCCTCTTATCAAACCGAAACCCATGTTTCCTTGTTCATATGAGGACTGAACTTAACCGTACTATCCACAGAGTGGTTATATCTGTGGTCGCACTGCTCCCACATTAGCCCTGTAACAGTCATCCCACCATCCTCAAATATACACACGTCTATGCCCCCAAGAATTAAATATAGGTAATGCTACACTGAACACGGTGCCCAGTGAGGCCTGGAGATAGACAAGGTTATTTACAATAACTGAACAAGTAAGTGGAGCTTTTCCAGAAATCAGACTAGATA
Coding sequences:
- the cmc1 gene encoding COX assembly mitochondrial protein homolog codes for the protein MEATNTEEAHLRHVEKDVLIPKKMREKAKELCADKVEAFSHCCKESGFFMVFKCRGENAALKECLTRHYQDPAFFEECKQEYIREKLEFERTGIPAKNMKQKLPTSM